The following coding sequences lie in one Sedimentibacter sp. MB35-C1 genomic window:
- a CDS encoding DEAD/DEAH box helicase, translating into MIENKILEIIKQTGNAIIILKGFDVSNLSRENKYFSFDMYYIDKVDLSEIREQVTDEIIENRKFDINYKWMTIEEYQLFKEQSNINKMPIVILENNLYDKQFPYRGTLSNVDSIYNYLYYQEDNELELDQKSILENVSLFYGQLDYSKQSGNYYVTYPELEEKINIFKFYEDVPLEVNISEDYPTENVQQIELSDNETPFLDLEFNILNEKNESNIVMILSGDIKNLPNRYLERLNILEQLTDINLFFTTLSIRRKTIENEEDYAKILKNVYGYTGFRQIPFYRNIESHSKEIIDISQAQIIDDIVTQAEKAMHGEPFRDVYITASTGAGKSVMFQIPALYLSKKYTNDKPLTLVISPLIGLMNDQVDNMRRKGVISSATINGNTPPFEKENILERVQNQEVNVLYLSPETLQARSDIKMLIGDRNIGVVIIDEAHIVTTWGKSFRADYWYLGIYLAKLRKEHKFPIVTFTATAIYGGREDMYLDTRNSLNMISPISYFGDVRRDDILMNVRSSEKDFDAEGRDYRKTKNVLALKHLQKATKNKQKSLLYFPTVKLLINFYNFLAQNEPEIAKKTGKYYGTLQKEEKDEVLSEYKSGELQFVLATKAFGMGIDIPDITNVYHYAPTGNVVDYIQEIGRAARDRSKVKNGFGFGIIDFLNRDMNEVKQLYGMSAIRKTQILEVMRKVLSIYKEKGNNRNLIISPEDFKYIFVQNNRDEDSLENKVKTVLLMIEKDFASPNKLGYSPFVARPRSLFGNDLIFVTPELRSQITKSRLGNYFSKRVDLESKTYVAVYEVNLCGIWEKYYKNMSFPSFKFALFNQGEREKLQHKNLFEKFVYTSGVEVALSNDISVENLLSQYRIILESFESFVNEQKIAGSQFTVEDLGNYFMRTLKIFDKFEARAFAQTVINSAFEFGKIKEIKFISERTNSNADNLRYIVHKDGDVFSGFIMSSITNSLNPSDNYVMGLDKITTFHFRAHGDDIDAKIAALGIGEARKLLSYQVIGGNNPQIYLRMNSVYPLEKSVKQGDTYQNNILLDIQKKHYISVEMLKFLFAKEQPEASAKEKILNYTKWFWDNIENYFMGILPNEVKDRLSKK; encoded by the coding sequence ATGATTGAAAATAAGATATTGGAAATAATCAAACAAACAGGTAATGCAATTATTATACTAAAAGGTTTTGATGTGTCTAATCTATCACGTGAAAATAAATACTTTTCATTTGATATGTACTATATAGACAAAGTTGACCTTAGTGAAATCCGAGAACAGGTGACAGATGAAATAATAGAAAATCGTAAATTTGACATTAACTATAAATGGATGACAATTGAGGAGTATCAGTTATTTAAAGAGCAGTCAAATATTAATAAGATGCCAATTGTTATACTAGAGAACAATCTATATGATAAGCAGTTTCCATATAGAGGTACATTATCGAACGTAGATAGTATTTATAATTATTTATACTATCAAGAAGATAATGAGCTAGAACTGGATCAAAAAAGTATTCTTGAGAATGTGTCCTTATTCTACGGTCAATTAGACTACTCAAAACAAAGCGGAAATTATTATGTCACATATCCTGAGCTTGAAGAAAAAATTAATATATTTAAATTTTATGAAGATGTACCATTAGAAGTTAATATTTCGGAAGATTATCCAACAGAAAACGTACAACAAATAGAACTATCTGATAATGAAACTCCTTTCTTGGATTTAGAATTTAATATACTTAATGAAAAAAACGAATCTAATATTGTAATGATACTGTCAGGGGATATCAAAAATTTACCAAACAGATACCTTGAACGTCTGAATATTTTAGAACAGTTAACAGATATAAATTTGTTTTTTACAACACTGTCCATAAGACGAAAAACTATTGAAAATGAAGAAGACTATGCGAAAATTCTAAAAAATGTTTACGGGTATACAGGTTTCAGACAAATTCCATTTTATAGAAATATAGAAAGCCATTCGAAAGAAATTATAGATATTTCACAGGCACAAATCATCGATGATATTGTAACACAAGCAGAAAAAGCAATGCATGGAGAACCGTTTAGAGATGTCTATATTACTGCATCTACAGGGGCAGGCAAGTCAGTGATGTTCCAAATTCCAGCATTATATTTATCTAAAAAGTATACAAATGATAAGCCACTTACTTTAGTGATTTCGCCCTTAATTGGATTGATGAATGACCAAGTTGATAATATGCGTCGTAAAGGGGTGATCTCATCTGCAACAATTAATGGGAATACTCCGCCTTTTGAAAAAGAGAATATTTTAGAGAGAGTCCAAAATCAAGAAGTTAATGTTTTGTATTTATCACCAGAAACATTACAAGCTAGAAGTGATATTAAAATGTTGATTGGGGATAGGAATATTGGCGTAGTAATTATCGATGAAGCACATATTGTTACAACTTGGGGAAAATCATTTAGAGCAGATTACTGGTATTTAGGTATATATCTTGCAAAGCTGAGAAAAGAACATAAATTCCCGATTGTTACATTTACAGCAACAGCTATTTATGGTGGTAGAGAGGATATGTATTTGGATACACGAAATAGTTTAAATATGATTAGTCCAATTTCTTATTTTGGGGATGTAAGACGTGATGATATTCTGATGAATGTTCGAAGTAGTGAAAAAGATTTTGATGCTGAGGGTAGGGATTATAGAAAAACAAAAAATGTATTAGCATTGAAGCATTTACAAAAGGCAACAAAGAATAAGCAGAAGTCATTGCTTTACTTTCCAACTGTAAAATTATTAATAAATTTTTATAATTTCCTAGCACAGAATGAGCCGGAAATTGCAAAAAAAACTGGTAAGTATTATGGTACATTACAGAAGGAAGAAAAAGATGAAGTTTTATCAGAGTATAAATCGGGGGAACTTCAATTTGTTCTTGCAACCAAAGCTTTTGGGATGGGAATTGATATTCCAGACATTACAAATGTGTATCACTACGCCCCAACAGGGAATGTAGTTGATTATATTCAGGAAATAGGGCGTGCTGCACGTGATAGATCAAAAGTCAAGAATGGTTTTGGATTTGGAATTATTGATTTTTTAAACCGTGATATGAATGAAGTTAAGCAACTTTATGGTATGTCAGCGATAAGAAAAACACAAATTCTTGAGGTAATGCGTAAAGTTTTGTCTATATATAAAGAAAAAGGGAATAATCGTAACTTAATTATCAGTCCAGAAGATTTTAAATATATTTTTGTTCAAAATAATCGAGATGAAGATTCTCTCGAAAACAAAGTTAAAACGGTATTATTGATGATTGAAAAAGATTTCGCCTCACCAAATAAATTGGGATATTCTCCATTTGTTGCCCGACCAAGGAGCTTATTTGGTAACGATTTGATTTTTGTAACTCCAGAGCTGCGGTCCCAAATTACTAAATCACGTTTAGGGAATTATTTTTCTAAACGAGTTGACCTCGAAAGTAAGACTTACGTTGCTGTTTATGAAGTGAATCTGTGTGGGATTTGGGAAAAGTATTATAAAAATATGTCGTTTCCAAGCTTCAAATTTGCTCTATTTAATCAAGGTGAACGTGAAAAGCTTCAACATAAAAATTTATTTGAGAAATTTGTATATACTTCTGGTGTAGAGGTTGCACTTAGTAATGATATTTCCGTTGAAAATCTTTTATCTCAGTACAGAATTATTTTAGAATCGTTTGAAAGCTTTGTAAATGAGCAAAAAATAGCAGGTAGTCAGTTTACTGTTGAAGACTTAGGAAATTACTTTATGCGAACATTGAAGATTTTTGATAAATTTGAAGCTAGAGCTTTTGCACAGACTGTTATTAATTCAGCCTTTGAGTTTGGGAAGATAAAAGAAATTAAGTTCATTTCTGAACGCACAAACAGTAATGCCGATAATCTGCGATATATTGTACATAAAGATGGTGATGTTTTTTCTGGATTTATAATGAGTTCAATCACTAATTCATTAAATCCAAGTGATAATTATGTGATGGGTTTAGATAAGATTACAACATTCCACTTTAGAGCGCATGGTGATGACATTGATGCAAAAATCGCCGCTTTAGGTATTGGGGAGGCACGAAAACTGTTAAGTTATCAAGTTATAGGTGGTAATAATCCGCAAATTTATTTACGCATGAACTCGGTTTATCCACTTGAAAAATCCGTGAAACAAGGGGATACTTATCAAAATAATATATTACTAGATATTCAGAAAAAACATTACATTAGTGTCGAAATGTTAAAGTTTTTGTTTGCCAAAGAGCAACCGGAAGCATCGGCAAAAGAAAAAATCCTCAATTACACAAAATGGTTTTGGGATAACATCGAGAATTACTTTATGGGAATCCTTCCAAATGAAGTAAAAGATAGACTATCAAAAAAGTAG
- a CDS encoding RNA polymerase sigma factor RpoD/SigA, whose translation MSNNLFKIIEYINDNYRFGSNLKNDKVEELFSRYPVSESEKETVYKELDSLEIKIIDANGLFKDKINETVIYIEKNGEGRELSFKEWYKKEKIDSEKKSDGNDFDFLDELHFDDLDSVLEDDTFNKELSKFRDIVDKSHNFEYLIALQSNKENFEKRQKALDNLINANQKLVWDIVSNYRQVSTVSFDVYDMFQVGMQGLMKAAEKFDVNMGNQFSTYSTWWIRQSITRNIADCSTTIRIPVHMREKIIKYIKVQNEFWNEDERAANGDEIAKLLNITLDEVKKLQYFEHIANLTSLDMPVGEDGQSCVGEFIPDTKHQSPEEYVEEVALKKEIKELFKKKLTPKEAKILDSRFGLTDNRTHTLEEIGQAGNLTRERIRQIEAKAIKKLQKSINTERLKDFYYD comes from the coding sequence ATGAGTAATAATTTGTTTAAAATTATTGAATACATAAACGATAATTATCGGTTTGGGAGTAATTTAAAAAATGACAAGGTGGAGGAATTGTTTAGTAGATATCCAGTATCAGAGAGTGAAAAGGAAACAGTATATAAGGAACTGGATTCGTTAGAAATAAAGATAATAGATGCAAATGGATTGTTTAAAGATAAAATCAATGAAACGGTTATATATATAGAAAAAAATGGAGAAGGCAGAGAATTAAGTTTTAAAGAATGGTATAAAAAAGAGAAAATAGATTCAGAAAAGAAAAGTGATGGGAATGATTTTGATTTTCTAGATGAATTACATTTTGATGATTTAGATTCTGTTTTAGAAGATGATACATTTAATAAAGAATTATCAAAATTTAGGGATATAGTAGATAAAAGTCATAATTTTGAGTATTTGATTGCTCTTCAGTCTAATAAAGAAAATTTTGAAAAGCGTCAAAAAGCTTTAGATAATTTAATTAATGCAAATCAAAAATTAGTATGGGATATTGTATCCAATTATCGACAAGTTTCAACTGTTTCGTTTGATGTGTATGATATGTTTCAAGTGGGTATGCAGGGATTAATGAAGGCAGCTGAAAAATTTGATGTAAATATGGGAAATCAATTTTCGACATATTCAACCTGGTGGATTAGACAAAGTATTACTAGGAATATAGCTGATTGCAGTACAACAATTAGAATTCCTGTTCATATGCGAGAAAAAATCATCAAATATATTAAAGTACAAAATGAGTTTTGGAATGAGGACGAACGTGCTGCAAACGGTGATGAAATTGCAAAGTTGCTTAATATTACTTTGGATGAGGTTAAAAAGCTACAATATTTTGAGCATATAGCAAATTTGACGAGTTTGGATATGCCTGTTGGGGAAGATGGTCAAAGTTGTGTGGGTGAATTTATACCTGATACAAAGCATCAATCGCCAGAAGAATATGTTGAAGAAGTTGCATTAAAGAAAGAAATAAAGGAACTATTTAAAAAAAAACTAACACCAAAAGAAGCAAAAATTTTAGATTCACGTTTTGGATTGACTGACAATCGAACACATACCCTGGAAGAAATAGGACAAGCTGGAAATCTAACGCGAGAACGAATAAGGCAAATTGAAGCAAAAGCAATTAAAAAGCTACAAAAGTCTATAAATACAGAAAGGCTAAAGGATTTTTATTATGATTGA
- a CDS encoding UvrD-helicase domain-containing protein — protein sequence MTLEEIIREKHSGDEDQLEFIFSDDKKIIVTAPAGCGKTTAMVSKIARELSTGHIPANKKVLAMTFSVNAAMKIKDSLKTLLPDFVENTEKYISKVDIANYHNFAMRLLFKHGYSLNPEFSNLFEFKVVDDSSHVLDAFIIGSDSDKLKALDDAVKKSNKDNLMNALDDYWDILNKKLITNHVITYNGILVSAIKLLCKRQVSSFYKEYYQMIIVDEFQDTNLLGYLLIKKLIGDNIVVFLGDDVQKIYGFLGAINGIFSMFIKSYPAVEIEFHSNYRFRNNERMKNLDSLIRDYSENYGPSKLKASVLLKNLDSDEEEDEFIVEGINRMISNLDDKVAVLVRAGWQGNSIVTKLDQKGIKYFNALFRETDPEYLKFYSIAIEEFHNTTSGRAVQRDLQKCLDAVKSREHEIYQQNDKKFIFDAMYKLLEVLFNESRNWEGTSKDKYDNIDFTLGNNGLKHMMEFIDESVVLTSIHSAKGLEWEYVIIPKLNGFAFPSSYVCRPCRNVYSCNSGFDYCEFLYEETMEKAFKEEISVLYVAVTRAKKDVFMTVNTGINHWNHTKQTSCLLNLKGLSTEDYDWEDVFE from the coding sequence ATGACATTAGAAGAGATAATAAGAGAAAAACATTCTGGTGATGAAGACCAACTAGAATTTATCTTTTCAGATGATAAAAAGATAATTGTAACAGCTCCAGCTGGATGTGGTAAAACAACAGCTATGGTAAGTAAAATTGCAAGAGAATTAAGTACTGGACATATACCCGCTAATAAGAAAGTACTCGCTATGACCTTTAGCGTTAATGCAGCAATGAAAATAAAAGATTCACTTAAGACATTATTGCCTGATTTTGTTGAGAATACAGAAAAATACATATCTAAAGTAGATATTGCTAATTATCATAACTTTGCTATGAGATTACTTTTTAAGCATGGATATTCTCTTAATCCAGAGTTCTCGAATTTGTTTGAATTTAAAGTCGTAGATGATAGTAGCCACGTGCTCGATGCTTTTATTATTGGTTCTGACAGTGATAAATTAAAGGCTTTAGATGATGCTGTTAAAAAGTCTAATAAAGATAATCTAATGAATGCTTTAGATGATTATTGGGATATACTAAACAAAAAATTAATCACAAACCATGTTATAACATATAATGGAATTTTGGTATCGGCTATAAAACTACTTTGTAAGCGGCAAGTTTCGTCCTTCTATAAAGAATATTATCAGATGATTATTGTCGATGAGTTCCAAGACACAAACCTTCTTGGATATTTACTTATTAAGAAATTGATTGGTGATAATATTGTTGTTTTTTTAGGAGATGATGTTCAAAAAATATATGGTTTTTTAGGAGCTATTAATGGAATTTTCAGTATGTTTATAAAGTCCTATCCTGCCGTAGAGATAGAATTTCATAGTAATTACAGATTTAGAAATAATGAAAGAATGAAAAATCTGGACAGTCTTATTAGAGATTATTCTGAAAATTATGGTCCATCTAAATTAAAAGCGTCGGTTCTTTTGAAAAATTTAGATAGTGACGAAGAGGAAGATGAATTCATTGTTGAAGGAATTAACAGGATGATTTCTAATTTAGATGATAAAGTGGCAGTATTGGTTCGCGCTGGTTGGCAAGGAAATTCAATTGTTACAAAACTAGATCAAAAAGGAATTAAGTATTTTAATGCATTGTTTAGAGAGACAGATCCTGAATATTTAAAATTTTATAGTATAGCAATTGAAGAATTCCATAATACAACATCAGGAAGAGCCGTTCAAAGAGATTTGCAAAAATGTCTTGATGCTGTAAAAAGTAGAGAGCATGAGATATACCAGCAAAACGATAAGAAATTTATTTTTGACGCAATGTACAAATTATTAGAGGTGCTTTTCAATGAATCTAGAAACTGGGAAGGAACTTCAAAAGATAAATACGACAATATCGATTTCACACTTGGCAATAACGGATTAAAGCATATGATGGAGTTTATAGATGAATCTGTAGTATTGACATCAATACATTCAGCAAAAGGGCTTGAATGGGAATATGTTATTATTCCAAAATTAAATGGTTTTGCATTTCCTAGTTCTTATGTATGTAGACCATGCCGAAATGTTTATAGTTGCAACAGTGGATTTGATTATTGTGAATTTTTGTACGAAGAAACAATGGAAAAAGCATTTAAAGAAGAAATAAGTGTTTTGTATGTCGCAGTTACGAGAGCGAAGAAAGACGTTTTTATGACAGTAAATACGGGAATAAATCATTGGAATCATACAAAACAAACTAGCTGTCTACTTAATTTAAAAGGACTATCAACAGAAGATTATGATTGGGAGGATGTATTTGAATAG
- a CDS encoding ATP-dependent endonuclease → MYVSEIKEILNYRNLSGKIIKFNETMNFLIGENNIGKTNVLELMSIFLGIGKFGESDFTDVLQPIQIKMTVNYSADEVGFFEDNFDVDNSNSITLIALQDSVDERINYFHDTPNKTKISAAVIKKMNILYYYAQRMPSKEVDFRKTSGSGKVLNYLIQHSLELFGIKEKDILKTTKLKSIVKEINKQINSLNSITGDTVSAYLYTETDKIVCRMLGLGDENGRELGSLGEGIQYAFNILLQIIEIIYNTRTTRKLEDFEERLINKNGKKLFPLFLVLDEPEVHQHPYRQRSLIKKIEALMKNENLVFIELLKSLFDIDGLIGQIFIATHSPNILLNDYKQFIRIYRPSNAATSNIEIVSGSGMTLDDTLYKHLLRSFLYLKEAMFSKCILFVEGDTENGAMPVFARRMNLDFDELGIGVVKLDGADSVENCMKLYQEFHIKSIAMIDRDKKAKYDHIPDVSFTKGKDFEEDIYDNFTLLDYMKYNNCVGKIGAFVGILRPYGLSLNVSAYRADPNSIVIDKTLQKQIMSDKKANELNVLRDTKNASKSALLAEYVTVIPPAFERIIKKLAREVKK, encoded by the coding sequence ATGTATGTAAGCGAGATAAAGGAAATTTTAAATTACAGAAATCTATCGGGAAAAATAATCAAGTTTAATGAAACAATGAATTTTCTTATAGGAGAAAATAATATTGGAAAAACGAATGTGTTGGAGCTTATGAGTATATTTTTAGGAATTGGAAAGTTTGGAGAATCAGATTTCACGGATGTTTTGCAACCAATCCAGATAAAAATGACAGTAAATTATTCAGCTGATGAAGTTGGTTTCTTCGAAGATAACTTTGACGTTGATAACAGTAACTCAATTACTCTAATTGCATTACAAGATTCTGTAGATGAAAGAATTAATTATTTTCACGACACACCAAATAAGACGAAGATTAGTGCTGCCGTAATTAAAAAAATGAATATTCTTTATTATTACGCACAGCGTATGCCGTCTAAGGAAGTTGATTTTAGAAAAACCAGTGGATCAGGAAAGGTATTGAATTATCTTATTCAGCACAGCTTGGAATTATTTGGAATAAAAGAAAAGGATATCCTTAAGACAACAAAATTAAAAAGTATTGTAAAAGAAATTAATAAGCAGATTAATAGTTTAAATTCAATCACAGGAGATACAGTAAGCGCTTATCTTTATACAGAAACTGATAAAATAGTATGTAGAATGCTTGGATTGGGAGATGAAAATGGGCGAGAACTGGGATCGCTCGGCGAAGGAATCCAATATGCTTTTAATATTCTGTTACAGATTATTGAAATTATATACAATACAAGGACGACAAGAAAACTAGAAGATTTCGAAGAACGTTTAATCAATAAAAACGGAAAGAAACTGTTTCCATTATTTTTAGTGTTAGATGAGCCAGAAGTACATCAGCATCCATACAGACAGAGAAGCTTGATTAAGAAAATCGAAGCTCTTATGAAGAATGAGAATTTAGTTTTTATTGAATTATTAAAGTCCCTATTTGATATTGATGGTCTTATTGGACAGATATTTATTGCAACGCATTCACCAAATATTTTGTTGAATGATTATAAGCAATTTATTAGAATTTACAGACCTTCAAATGCAGCAACAAGTAATATAGAAATAGTATCTGGAAGTGGAATGACACTGGATGATACGTTGTATAAGCACTTACTCCGTAGCTTTTTGTATTTAAAAGAAGCTATGTTTAGTAAATGCATTCTTTTTGTAGAAGGGGATACTGAAAATGGTGCTATGCCAGTTTTTGCAAGAAGGATGAATCTTGATTTTGATGAATTAGGCATAGGTGTTGTAAAGCTGGATGGAGCGGATAGTGTTGAAAACTGTATGAAACTTTATCAAGAATTTCATATAAAATCCATTGCAATGATCGATCGGGATAAAAAGGCGAAATATGATCATATACCTGACGTTTCATTTACAAAAGGAAAAGATTTTGAAGAAGATATCTATGATAATTTTACCCTTCTTGATTATATGAAATACAATAATTGTGTCGGAAAAATAGGTGCTTTTGTGGGTATTTTAAGACCATATGGATTGTCACTGAATGTTTCAGCATACCGAGCAGATCCTAACAGCATAGTTATAGACAAGACATTACAAAAACAAATAATGTCGGATAAAAAAGCTAATGAATTAAATGTATTGAGAGATACTAAAAATGCATCTAAATCTGCATTACTTGCGGAATATGTTACAGTTATTCCACCAGCCTTTGAAAGAATCATTAAGAAACTTGCAAGAGAGGTAAAAAAATGA
- a CDS encoding IS110 family transposase: protein MNYNTQNAKLGTITEKTLVVGIDVGSELHYARAFDWRGYEYSKKAFSFSNTEAGFNSFLAWMHELGEKHEKQAVLPGMEPTGHYWFALGKFLQDNGMRPVLVNPHHVKKSKELDDNNPTKTDRKDPKVIAGLINEGRFSYPYLPEGVYAELRTASNLRFQAQEELTRVLNRIARWFSIYFPEYKDVYGKKDAKSGLMILAQAPLPADIAALGVEGVNKIWRDAKLRGAGRKRAKTLVAAAEHSIGSQEGLTAARMEIKNLLSDYEVYSKRVNELMALIEDLMSGISYTDKLLEIKGIGSKTVSGFIAEVGDIRRFDNPKQIQKLAGYALVENSSGKHKGETTISRRGRKRLRYLLFEVAMSLVGKNKEFRELHHYYTTRQNNPLKKMQSLIAVACKLLRVIYKILTTGVSYDPVKMLGDIKRPPISAQAA, encoded by the coding sequence ATGAATTATAACACACAGAACGCAAAATTAGGAACTATTACAGAAAAAACTTTAGTGGTTGGTATTGATGTCGGAAGTGAACTACACTATGCCAGAGCTTTTGACTGGAGAGGTTATGAGTACTCAAAGAAGGCCTTCTCATTCAGTAATACAGAAGCTGGATTTAACAGTTTTTTGGCATGGATGCATGAACTGGGAGAAAAGCATGAGAAACAGGCTGTACTTCCAGGGATGGAGCCAACAGGACACTACTGGTTTGCACTAGGAAAGTTCCTACAGGACAACGGCATGAGACCGGTGCTTGTCAATCCTCATCACGTAAAGAAATCCAAAGAACTAGATGATAACAATCCAACAAAGACTGATCGCAAGGATCCGAAAGTAATCGCAGGACTAATCAATGAGGGGCGATTCTCTTACCCTTACCTTCCGGAAGGTGTCTATGCAGAGCTTAGGACGGCTTCAAACCTGAGATTTCAGGCGCAGGAGGAACTTACAAGAGTTCTTAATAGGATTGCAAGATGGTTCAGCATTTACTTTCCAGAGTATAAAGACGTTTATGGGAAGAAAGATGCAAAAAGCGGATTGATGATTTTAGCACAGGCACCATTGCCAGCAGACATTGCAGCGTTAGGTGTGGAAGGAGTGAACAAAATCTGGCGGGACGCAAAGCTGAGAGGCGCTGGACGAAAGAGGGCAAAGACCTTGGTAGCAGCTGCAGAGCATAGCATTGGCAGTCAGGAAGGTTTGACAGCAGCACGTATGGAAATAAAAAATCTGCTCAGTGATTATGAGGTTTATAGTAAAAGAGTCAATGAACTAATGGCTCTAATAGAAGACTTGATGAGTGGAATTTCATACACAGATAAGTTGCTGGAAATTAAAGGTATTGGAAGTAAGACCGTATCTGGATTTATAGCTGAAGTGGGTGACATAAGACGTTTTGATAACCCAAAACAGATACAGAAGCTAGCAGGATATGCACTGGTGGAGAACAGTTCTGGAAAACATAAGGGCGAGACAACGATAAGCAGACGTGGTCGCAAGAGACTGAGATATCTGCTGTTTGAGGTTGCAATGTCATTAGTTGGAAAAAATAAAGAGTTCAGGGAACTGCACCATTATTATACGACCAGACAGAATAATCCATTGAAGAAGATGCAGTCGCTGATTGCAGTTGCCTGTAAGTTGCTTAGGGTGATTTACAAGATTCTAACAACAGGAGTCAGCTATGATCCTGTAAAAATGCTTGGAGACATCAAGAGACCACCGATATCAGCACAGGCAGCATAA
- a CDS encoding HEPN-associated N-terminal domain-containing protein: MLKNKMLEYKKSEYKSINKKVCSNCVGERYLKQFVIDNGKCDKCDYCGSDEICISVEDLISEIISGIEYEYDRAVDTMSWDHGEYVGAKTWDTYNLIYDKLGCELPLEDDLIKDIYETIDDDTWCERDPYQLRESIDKALLWDDFCEMVKTKTRYVFFRMPKKDEYREEANFNVLDYIGKKVTELNLITSIPENTTFFRGRMHSSSMVLDEAKNLCSPPSHCAKSNRMSAEGISIFYGANDVKTAIAEIYNSQYKYATVAPFVNLRNLILVDLTKVEDIEFPSLFDKEKRKYRQALDFFIKLNENLTQPIENMVSIEYIPAQIIAEYFRYIYCYNGISIDGIAYRSSKNSGGICYSLFFNYEQCLEVDRDKRCKEEQELKIDKSGINTYAVSVDVSFSQSYNRLFI, translated from the coding sequence ATGCTTAAAAATAAAATGCTAGAATACAAAAAAAGTGAGTATAAAAGTATTAATAAAAAGGTTTGCTCAAATTGCGTGGGAGAAAGGTACCTTAAGCAATTTGTTATTGACAATGGAAAGTGTGACAAATGTGACTATTGTGGTAGTGATGAAATCTGCATATCAGTAGAAGACCTTATTAGTGAAATAATATCCGGAATTGAATATGAGTATGATAGAGCTGTAGATACAATGAGTTGGGATCATGGTGAATATGTTGGAGCAAAGACATGGGATACATACAACTTAATCTATGATAAATTAGGATGTGAATTGCCGTTAGAAGATGATTTGATAAAAGATATTTATGAAACTATTGATGATGATACGTGGTGTGAAAGAGATCCTTATCAGTTAAGGGAAAGCATAGATAAAGCATTACTATGGGATGATTTTTGCGAAATGGTAAAAACTAAAACAAGATATGTGTTTTTCAGAATGCCTAAAAAAGATGAATATAGAGAAGAAGCAAATTTCAATGTTCTTGATTACATTGGCAAAAAAGTTACTGAGTTGAATTTGATTACTAGTATTCCAGAAAATACAACATTTTTTAGAGGACGCATGCATAGCAGTTCAATGGTGTTAGACGAAGCTAAAAACCTCTGTTCTCCTCCTAGTCATTGTGCAAAATCAAACAGAATGAGTGCAGAAGGAATTTCAATCTTTTATGGTGCGAATGATGTGAAAACAGCAATTGCTGAGATATATAATTCTCAATACAAGTATGCAACAGTTGCACCGTTTGTAAATTTAAGAAATTTAATACTAGTTGATCTCACTAAAGTAGAAGATATAGAATTCCCAAGTCTATTTGATAAAGAAAAACGAAAATACAGACAAGCCTTAGATTTTTTTATAAAGTTAAACGAAAATCTTACTCAACCAATTGAGAATATGGTAAGCATAGAGTACATACCCGCTCAAATCATTGCAGAGTATTTTCGGTATATATATTGCTATAATGGTATTTCCATTGATGGAATAGCATATAGAAGTTCAAAAAATAGTGGAGGAATATGTTATTCATTGTTTTTTAATTATGAACAGTGCCTTGAAGTTGATAGAGATAAACGATGTAAAGAAGAACAAGAACTTAAAATAGATAAATCTGGGATAAACACTTATGCTGTCTCAGTTGATGTCTCATTTAGCCAAAGCTATAATCGATTATTTATATGA